A genomic window from Salvia splendens isolate huo1 chromosome 11, SspV2, whole genome shotgun sequence includes:
- the LOC121755701 gene encoding uncharacterized protein LOC121755701 isoform X1: METHGSIANDLYSNILESSSVDSDRRINTVQVNDNFHESDADDLWYDDDSCEDSVEKSSKALDMDREWNRRHDQFHTLGYRDGLIAGKETALQEGFNIGFKDSVLTGYNWGRVRGISSAMASLPSALKEKLVESEETRKRIQQLHESVQCISSTESLKLFYEEQRRKSLKQETTEHSSSGTNQSLDAGVLESYQVQLQSILHESPLVEGHLKITP; encoded by the exons ATGGAG ACACATGGGAGTATTGCTAATGATCTCTATTCAAATATCCTGGAATCATCAAGTGTTGATTCAGATAGAAGAATTAATACAGTCCAAGTGAATGATAATTTCCATG AAAGCGATGCAGATGACTTGTGGTATGATGATGACTCTTGTGAAGATTCTGTTGAAAAATCGAGTAAAGCACTCGATATGGACAGGGAGTGGAATAGGAGGCATGATCAATTCCACACG TTAGGCTATCGTGATGGTCTCATCGCTGGCAAGGAAACTGCCTTACAAGAAGGGTTCAATATTGGTTTCAAGGATTCTGTGCTTACTGGATACAATTGGGGTCGTGTGAGAGGGATTAGTAG TGCTATGGCTTCCTTGCCCAGTGCCTTGAAGGAAAAGTTGGTTGAATCAGAGGAAACTCGAAAAAGAATCCAACAGTTGCACGAGTCTGTGCAGTGCATCTCATCAACAGAATCTTTAAAGCTGTTCTATGAAGAACAGAGAAGGAAATCACTGAAGCAGGAAACAACTGAACACAGTTCCAGTGGAACCAATCAAAGCTTGGATGCAGGTGTTCTTGAGAGTTACCAGGTACAGCTTCAGTCGATCCTTCACGAATCTCCTCTGGTTGAAGGCCATTTGAAAATAACTCCTTAA
- the LOC121755701 gene encoding uncharacterized protein LOC121755701 isoform X2, with product METHGSIANDLYSNILESSSVDSDRRINTVQVNDNFHESDADDLWYDDDSCEDSVEKSSKALDMDREWNRRHDQFHTLGYRDGLIAGKETALQEGFNIGFKDSVLTGYNWGRVRGISSALKEKLVESEETRKRIQQLHESVQCISSTESLKLFYEEQRRKSLKQETTEHSSSGTNQSLDAGVLESYQVQLQSILHESPLVEGHLKITP from the exons ATGGAG ACACATGGGAGTATTGCTAATGATCTCTATTCAAATATCCTGGAATCATCAAGTGTTGATTCAGATAGAAGAATTAATACAGTCCAAGTGAATGATAATTTCCATG AAAGCGATGCAGATGACTTGTGGTATGATGATGACTCTTGTGAAGATTCTGTTGAAAAATCGAGTAAAGCACTCGATATGGACAGGGAGTGGAATAGGAGGCATGATCAATTCCACACG TTAGGCTATCGTGATGGTCTCATCGCTGGCAAGGAAACTGCCTTACAAGAAGGGTTCAATATTGGTTTCAAGGATTCTGTGCTTACTGGATACAATTGGGGTCGTGTGAGAGGGATTAGTAG TGCCTTGAAGGAAAAGTTGGTTGAATCAGAGGAAACTCGAAAAAGAATCCAACAGTTGCACGAGTCTGTGCAGTGCATCTCATCAACAGAATCTTTAAAGCTGTTCTATGAAGAACAGAGAAGGAAATCACTGAAGCAGGAAACAACTGAACACAGTTCCAGTGGAACCAATCAAAGCTTGGATGCAGGTGTTCTTGAGAGTTACCAGGTACAGCTTCAGTCGATCCTTCACGAATCTCCTCTGGTTGAAGGCCATTTGAAAATAACTCCTTAA